A single Cupriavidus sp. D39 DNA region contains:
- a CDS encoding protocatechuate 3,4-dioxygenase, with product MPNKPLDHAGPIAANAGRRRFLGGVLGGSLGAGLMGLAGDAAAQPATCLLTPAMTEGPFYIDQALVRRDIRDGRPGQLLRLRLVVVDTDRGCAPVAGALASIWHCDAGGSYSGYDQRSMPPPPAGGPGPGPEQGPGPDGGGMPAVPASASRFLRGVQPTGPDGATQFLTIYPGWYAPRAVHIHLKIHLGKTEVLTTQLFFDDALSREVHLQHAAYRARGASPVQNARDGIAGARPNLLRVRRLRDAAGTLEGEFTLGIARA from the coding sequence ATGCCCAATAAGCCCCTCGACCACGCAGGCCCGATCGCGGCAAACGCAGGCCGCCGCCGCTTCCTCGGCGGCGTTCTGGGAGGATCCCTCGGCGCCGGGTTGATGGGGCTGGCGGGCGATGCCGCCGCGCAACCCGCCACCTGCCTGCTCACGCCGGCCATGACCGAGGGCCCGTTCTATATCGACCAGGCGCTGGTACGCCGCGATATCCGCGATGGCCGGCCGGGCCAGTTGCTGCGGCTGAGGCTGGTCGTGGTGGACACCGACCGCGGCTGCGCGCCAGTGGCCGGCGCGCTGGCCAGCATCTGGCATTGCGATGCCGGCGGCAGCTACAGCGGCTACGACCAGCGCAGCATGCCGCCGCCACCTGCGGGCGGCCCCGGCCCGGGGCCGGAACAAGGCCCAGGCCCGGACGGTGGCGGCATGCCCGCCGTGCCCGCCAGCGCCTCCCGCTTCCTGCGCGGCGTGCAGCCCACCGGCCCCGATGGCGCCACGCAATTCCTGACGATCTACCCGGGCTGGTACGCGCCGCGCGCGGTGCATATCCACCTGAAGATCCATCTCGGCAAGACCGAGGTGCTGACCACCCAGCTGTTCTTCGACGATGCCCTCAGCCGCGAGGTGCACCTCCAGCATGCCGCGTATCGCGCGCGGGGCGCTTCGCCAGTGCAAAACGCACGGGACGGCATCGCCGGCGCGCGCCCCAACCTGCTGCGGGTACGCCGCCTGCGGGACGCGGCCGGCACGCTGGAAGGCGAATTCACCCTGGGCATCGCGCGCGCCTGA